Genomic segment of Brachyspira suanatina:
GTAAATCTTATATCTTTTTTAACATTCTTTCCCTCAAGCCAATTCACTTTAAACGTACCAATATTTTTATCAACAAAACGCATAAAGAATACAAGTGATAAAGCATCAAAAGCCATACCCTCAAACTCTATTTTCTCATCAACTGTTCTTTTATCATTGAATAAATAATAATTATTAAAAAAAGTTAAAGATTCTTTATTAGTCCAATCTCCTTCTGAAGTATCTTTCTTTAAAATGATAGGCTTAAAATCATTAGTACTTACCCATGCTTCAAATATATCACTTACTTTATAAAGTAAATTAGCCGCTCCTGTAGTGTAAACATGAGCATATAAATGATAAGCAGGTATTCCGTTAACATTACTTATAGCAAGTACTTTTGCTTCAAGCATACCAACCTTTCCACTTATATTAAATTCAGGGACTTGTGCTAAAACATCATACTTTATATATTCGCCTACTTTAAATGTCTGATTGTATCCGAAAACTATATTAGAAATCAATGCCATTATTATAAAAATATACTTCTTCATAATACAAGATATCTCCTTATATTAAAATATAAAATTCTTACATATTATATATACTGAAAAATCGAACTTTTGTCAAAGAATTTTTACATTTTTTTATTGCATTTGCAAATATAAATTTACTTATATCTGCCCGCCCTTTAGACTTATTATTTTATTTTGAAATTTCTGTTTTTCTCTTCTTTTAATTATCTAATTAGAAATCAAAGCACCCACCCAAGATTTATTTAAATTTGATGCTTCCAAAACCGCACGCAGAATAAAATTTTAAATATAAGATGATTTTGAATTATAATTTAAACAATAAATAAAAGTCCGTACACCGTGCGTTAAATGCATTTTAAATCTAATCAAAACTTGGGTGGGCATCATTTTTTCAAATAAAGCAAAATATATAAATAAGGCTGTAATTTGAAATGAAAGCAGAAAACCTAAAGGGCGGGATTTATAGAAAAATCTTTAAATTAAAAAGTTTGGAAGTTTTTATCTTGCAATAGTATTTTTTTAATATATTATATTGTAATTAATTTAAGGTTTAATTTTTATGGCTATATTTTTACTCATAGGAGTTATGGCATTATCCGCTTCGGCAATATTCGTTAAACTAGCTAATGCCCCCTCATCTATAATAGCATTTTATAGAATATTTATATCATTTTGTTTTATATCAGTTATAACCATATCAAAGAAATCTTCAAGAAAAGAACTTTTATCTATTAGTAGGAAGGAAATAATACTTTCTATAATATCAGGACTTTCTCTGGCACTTCATTACTTTTTATGGTTTCAATCATTAAGCCTTACATCGGTTGCAAGTTCTACAGTGATAGTAACATTGCAGCCATTATTCGCATTCGTAGCAGGACATTTCTTTTTTAAAGAGCAGTATTCTAAATTAGCTATTTTGGGATTTGTTATAGCAGTTATGGGTTCTGTAATAATAGGCTGGGGAGATTTTCAAATAAGCTCAAAAGCATTGCTTGGAGATTTTATAGCTTTTATATCGTCAGGACTTATAAGCACATACTTTATCATAGGACAATATACTAGAAAAAGATTATCAGCTTTAACTTGGATTAGCTTAACTTATTTTAGCGCCTTTATATTCTTAGGAATTTTATCATATATAATGAAGATACCTTTTATAGGATATTCATTGAATACTTGGATTAATATATTAGGCATTACATTCATATCTACAATGCTAGGACAGGTAATATTTACTTGGCTTTTAAAATATTTCTCAGCAACTATAATATCTATGACTATATTAGGCGAAGCTGTAGGAACTTGTATATTAGGATATTTCATACTACATGAAAGTATCAGTTTTAAGCAGTTTGTAGGAATAGCTGTTATATTAATAGGTATAGGTTTATTTTTATGGGAAAAGAGAAAAACTATTTCTCAGTAAATTTTTGATTTAGATATTTAACAACGGAGTTTTTTATGGCAATGAAAAAAGATAATATTAATAATAATGAAGAAAAAATACATCAAAAACCTTTAATGGAAGAACTTTATAAAGATGAGCTTGAAGCCTTAAAAAATGAGGATAAAAATAGTAAACCAAAAAATTGGAACCTATCCCCTCAGGCTGTAAGAGATTTTATATTGGGTAAAAAATTAAAAAGCGGTGTAGAAATAAAAAGAAAATTCTATGGAGATGATGCCTTAGTAGAAAGAGCAATAATAACATT
This window contains:
- a CDS encoding DUF3108 domain-containing protein, giving the protein MKKYIFIIMALISNIVFGYNQTFKVGEYIKYDVLAQVPEFNISGKVGMLEAKVLAISNVNGIPAYHLYAHVYTTGAANLLYKVSDIFEAWVSTNDFKPIILKKDTSEGDWTNKESLTFFNNYYLFNDKRTVDEKIEFEGMAFDALSLVFFMRFVDKNIGTFKVNWLEGKNVKKDIRFTIENGEDLKTKLERDKLSTVRIYEKDKYGTDALIAKDKYNQVPLDVIIAEQKVYGLTIRVRGIIREYKDGK
- a CDS encoding DMT family transporter: MAIFLLIGVMALSASAIFVKLANAPSSIIAFYRIFISFCFISVITISKKSSRKELLSISRKEIILSIISGLSLALHYFLWFQSLSLTSVASSTVIVTLQPLFAFVAGHFFFKEQYSKLAILGFVIAVMGSVIIGWGDFQISSKALLGDFIAFISSGLISTYFIIGQYTRKRLSALTWISLTYFSAFIFLGILSYIMKIPFIGYSLNTWINILGITFISTMLGQVIFTWLLKYFSATIISMTILGEAVGTCILGYFILHESISFKQFVGIAVILIGIGLFLWEKRKTISQ